The following are encoded in a window of Oncorhynchus mykiss isolate Arlee chromosome 11, USDA_OmykA_1.1, whole genome shotgun sequence genomic DNA:
- the LOC110535689 gene encoding cysteine dioxygenase type 1 has protein sequence MEQTEVMKPETLDDLIKVLHKIFESDNINVEEVQNIMEAYDSNPQEWMKFAKFDQFRYTRNLVDEGNGKFNLMILCWGEGHGSSIHDHTDSHCFMKLLQGQLKETLFEWPDKKTCNMVQKSQRILQTNQCAYINDSFGLHRVENASHTECSASLHLYSPPFKTCQTFDQRTGHKNTVKMTFWSKFGERTPFETTVSQENN, from the exons ATGGAGCAAACCGAAGTGATGAAACCAGAAACTCTTGATGATCTGATCAAAGTTTTGCATAAAATCTTTGAAAGTGACAATATCAATGTGGAGGAGGTGCAAAATATAATGGAAGCATATGACAGCAATCCACAGGAATGGATGAAATTTGCAAAATTCGACCAGTTCAG GTACACAAGGAACCTGGTGGATGAAGGGAATGGAAAGTTCAACCTCATGATACTTTGTTGGGGAGAGGGTCACGGCAG CAGTATCCATGACCACACAGACTCCCACTGTTTCATGAAGTTGCTGCAAGGCCAGCTGAAGGAGACGCTTTTTGAATGGCCCGATAAAAAAACATGCAACATGGTTCAGAAATCTCAGAGAATCCTGCAAACAAACCAGTGTGCCTACATCAATG ATTCCTTTGGGCTGCACAGAGTAGAGAACGCCAGCCACACAGAATGTTCAGCCAGTTTGCACCTGTACAGTCCCCCCTTCAAGACCTGCCAGACCTTTGACCAGCGGACTGGACACAAGAACACTGTCAAGATGACGTTCTGGAGCAAATTTGGAGAGAGGACTCCATTT GAAACCACAGTCTCACAAGAAAATAACTAA